In a genomic window of Meiothermus sp. QL-1:
- a CDS encoding polymer-forming cytoskeletal protein produces MAVLGRKPNPAILTYLSEGSEIEGNLKTSGSARIDGRVKGSVIVEGDLEVGSQAQIEGEQVRANNIIVHGQVMAQIIANGKLHMTKTARVEGDVRAMSLDVEAGAVFVGRSQTGEPRALPQSTRAGG; encoded by the coding sequence ATGGCGGTGTTAGGACGCAAACCCAATCCGGCTATACTCACCTACCTAAGCGAGGGCAGCGAGATCGAGGGCAACCTCAAGACCAGCGGCAGCGCCCGCATCGATGGTAGGGTCAAGGGGTCGGTCATTGTGGAGGGCGACCTCGAGGTGGGCAGCCAGGCCCAGATCGAGGGCGAACAGGTCCGGGCCAACAACATCATCGTCCATGGCCAGGTGATGGCCCAGATCATCGCCAATGGCAAGCTTCACATGACCAAGACCGCCCGGGTGGAGGGCGATGTGCGGGCCATGTCGCTGGATGTGGAGGCTGGGGCGGTCTTCGTGGGCCGCAGCCAGACGGGAGAGCCCCGGGCCCTGCCGCAAAGCACCCGGGCCGGCGGCTAA
- a CDS encoding MFS transporter: MKPLAILFLTLFNSILGLSVLFPILGPLGRELGLSEVQVGLFSTGYALMQFLLSPYWGRRSEQGRKPVLLVGILGFAASFYLFALFAWLGYQKILGEGWLFACLISARLLGGAFSSATLPTAQAYLADITPKEARTQNFAVLGAAFGLGVIFGPAIGAALAHLGLLVPVVFSASLALLNALFVWRVLPESRRKEQLEPSPLLSWRDPRVWPLLVMGLSLNLASIAMEQTVAFLYQDRLGLSPAQTAQAVGLALVVFGLVGVGAQGFWVRWVRWPPRALLGLGLPLLLLGYLGLAIAPSFPLLTASLVLLGLGTMALPGLSAAQSLAVSDQEQGAVAGLASAAQALGRMLGPVVGTGLYGLSPAYPYVFSAFLVALALVFLISRPQLARLQTSAATGPGR; the protein is encoded by the coding sequence GTGAAGCCGCTTGCCATCCTCTTTCTTACCCTTTTCAACAGCATCCTGGGGCTGTCGGTTTTGTTTCCCATCCTGGGGCCGCTTGGGCGGGAGCTGGGCTTGAGCGAGGTGCAGGTAGGGCTTTTCTCCACCGGCTACGCCCTCATGCAATTCCTGCTCTCGCCCTACTGGGGCCGTCGAAGCGAGCAGGGGCGAAAGCCCGTTTTGCTCGTGGGTATCCTGGGGTTTGCTGCCAGCTTCTACCTGTTTGCCCTGTTCGCCTGGCTGGGCTACCAGAAGATTCTGGGAGAGGGGTGGCTTTTCGCCTGCCTAATCTCAGCCCGGCTTTTGGGCGGGGCCTTTTCCTCGGCCACCCTGCCCACCGCCCAGGCCTATCTGGCCGACATCACCCCCAAGGAGGCCCGCACCCAGAACTTCGCCGTGCTGGGGGCGGCTTTTGGCCTGGGGGTGATCTTCGGCCCGGCCATAGGGGCGGCCTTGGCCCATCTGGGCCTGCTGGTGCCGGTGGTGTTTTCGGCCAGCCTGGCCCTCCTGAATGCGCTTTTTGTCTGGCGGGTGCTGCCCGAGTCCCGCAGAAAGGAGCAGCTCGAGCCCTCCCCTTTGCTTTCCTGGCGCGACCCGCGGGTGTGGCCCCTCCTGGTCATGGGTCTTAGCCTCAACCTGGCCTCGATTGCCATGGAGCAGACCGTGGCCTTCCTCTACCAGGACAGGCTGGGCCTATCGCCTGCCCAGACCGCCCAGGCGGTGGGCCTGGCGCTGGTAGTCTTCGGGCTGGTGGGGGTTGGAGCCCAGGGCTTCTGGGTACGCTGGGTCCGCTGGCCCCCTCGAGCCCTGTTGGGGCTCGGCCTGCCCCTGCTGCTGCTGGGCTATCTGGGGTTGGCCATAGCGCCGAGCTTCCCCTTGCTCACCGCCTCGCTGGTGCTTCTGGGCCTGGGCACCATGGCCCTGCCCGGCCTGAGCGCGGCCCAGTCCCTGGCCGTCTCGGATCAGGAGCAGGGGGCGGTGGCTGGTCTGGCCAGCGCGGCCCAGGCTTTGGGGCGGATGCTGGGCCCGGTTGTCGGAACCGGGCTGTACGGTCTTTCCCCGGCCTATCCCTACGTTTTTTCCGCGTTCCTGGTGGCGCTGGCACTGGTTTTTCTAATCAGTCGGCCCCAGCTTGCCCGTCTTCAAACCAGCGCAGCCACCGGGCCTGGGCGGTAA
- a CDS encoding FAD-binding oxidoreductase yields MLESLKSLLPGKVSTAPADLETHGRDEGHLLQRPPLAVVYAESLADVQAALAWARAERIPVVPFGAGTSLEGHVVPQGPALSLDLSRMNRVLRVAPQDFLAEVEPGLTRKALNEALKGTGLFFPVDPGADATLGGMAATNASGTTTVRYGGMRANVLALQVVLANGEVLELGRGVRKTSAGYDLKDLFIGSEGTLGIITRLTLRLHPLPEHIHTLRVFFGSLESTAEAAYRVMASGLPVARLELVDARAIAAINRYLGRSYPEEPALFVEFHSSTREALGAESALALELMREAGALQVDVAHTQEERTAQWEARHQAYWAMVNLYPGRNYLITDTAVPLSKMPELVAYASRLLGELGLAGNIVGHVGDGNFHTLVVYEQGDSRPEEFAERLVERALALGGTCTGEHGVGLRKRKYLPKEHGPALEWMRRIKHLFDPENLLNPGKVFEAASVS; encoded by the coding sequence ATGCTGGAAAGCCTAAAAAGCCTCCTGCCCGGCAAGGTCAGCACCGCCCCTGCCGACCTGGAGACCCACGGCCGGGATGAGGGCCACCTCCTGCAGAGGCCTCCTTTGGCCGTGGTCTACGCTGAAAGCCTGGCCGACGTGCAGGCCGCTTTGGCCTGGGCCAGGGCCGAGCGCATCCCGGTGGTTCCCTTTGGGGCCGGCACCAGCCTCGAGGGGCATGTGGTGCCCCAGGGCCCGGCCCTTTCACTCGACCTTTCGCGGATGAACCGGGTGCTGCGGGTTGCCCCGCAGGACTTTCTGGCCGAGGTGGAGCCTGGTCTCACGCGCAAGGCCCTGAACGAAGCCTTGAAGGGTACTGGGCTGTTCTTCCCGGTAGACCCCGGGGCCGATGCCACCCTGGGGGGCATGGCCGCCACCAACGCCTCCGGTACCACCACCGTGCGCTACGGGGGGATGCGGGCCAACGTGCTGGCCCTGCAGGTGGTGCTGGCCAATGGGGAGGTGTTGGAGCTGGGCCGGGGGGTGCGCAAGACCAGCGCAGGCTACGACCTGAAGGACCTGTTCATCGGCTCCGAGGGCACCTTGGGAATCATCACCCGCCTGACCCTGAGGCTTCATCCCCTGCCGGAGCACATCCACACCCTGCGGGTCTTCTTCGGCTCCTTGGAGTCCACCGCTGAGGCCGCCTATAGGGTGATGGCCAGCGGGCTGCCAGTGGCGAGGCTCGAGCTGGTGGACGCCCGGGCTATAGCCGCCATCAACCGCTACCTGGGGCGGAGCTACCCCGAGGAACCGGCTCTTTTCGTGGAATTTCACTCTTCTACCCGCGAGGCCCTTGGGGCCGAGTCGGCCTTGGCCCTCGAGCTGATGCGCGAGGCCGGGGCCCTTCAGGTGGACGTGGCCCATACCCAGGAGGAGCGCACCGCCCAGTGGGAGGCCCGCCACCAGGCCTACTGGGCCATGGTCAACCTCTATCCCGGGCGAAACTACCTCATCACCGATACCGCCGTGCCCCTTTCCAAGATGCCCGAGCTGGTGGCCTATGCCAGCCGCCTTTTGGGCGAGCTGGGTTTGGCGGGCAACATCGTGGGCCACGTGGGCGACGGCAATTTTCACACCCTGGTGGTTTACGAGCAGGGCGATTCAAGGCCGGAGGAGTTTGCCGAACGCCTGGTGGAGCGGGCGCTGGCCCTGGGGGGCACCTGCACCGGGGAGCACGGGGTGGGCCTGCGCAAGAGGAAATACCTCCCCAAGGAGCACGGCCCAGCGCTTGAGTGGATGCGCCGGATTAAACACCTTTTCGATCCGGAAAACCTGTTGAACCCCGGCAAGGTCTTCGAGGCGGCCTCAGTTTCTTAG
- a CDS encoding tetratricopeptide repeat protein: protein MATLQQPTPREHLQALLKEAWQRLEEEPLTAVSLVQQTEPMARRMGDNRAWAESLFIWGVVSLYRGEPTEAIPLLSRALAVYRFLEDEGGQWACLRAIALAWERAGDRAQALETLNQAQSLPHQARLTAQARWLRWFEDGQAGAD, encoded by the coding sequence ATGGCGACCTTGCAGCAACCAACTCCTCGAGAACACCTGCAAGCGCTGCTGAAGGAGGCCTGGCAAAGGCTGGAGGAAGAGCCTCTTACAGCAGTCTCACTGGTCCAACAGACCGAACCGATGGCCCGGCGCATGGGCGACAACCGAGCCTGGGCAGAAAGCCTCTTCATCTGGGGGGTGGTAAGCCTATACCGGGGCGAACCCACCGAGGCCATTCCCTTGCTCTCCCGGGCGCTGGCGGTCTACCGCTTTTTGGAAGACGAGGGGGGACAGTGGGCCTGCCTCAGGGCCATCGCGCTGGCCTGGGAACGGGCAGGGGACAGGGCGCAAGCCCTGGAGACCCTGAACCAGGCCCAAAGCCTCCCCCACCAGGCCAGGCTTACCGCCCAGGCCCGGTGGCTGCGCTGGTTTGAAGACGGGCAAGCTGGGGCCGACTGA
- a CDS encoding bacteriorhodopsin-like: MIGADTPITTLQYLLVYNVMSFTIAIMLASGLFFLFARAYVLPRYHMGLYLSTLVVWIAAYHYYRIFLSWQGAYEPGTGEQAGLYLPTNELFNDAYRYADWLLTVPLLLTELILVLGLSRALTNNLIFKLVTASVLMLALGYPGEISTDNVTRWFWGTLSTIPFVYILYVLWVELTRAMANQPERVKILTRNMRLLLLGSWGFYPIAYLIPTLGLGEAVGIVGLQVGYSLADILAKPVYGFLLYAIAREKTLADNPRFDEERFGKTVTLT; encoded by the coding sequence ATGATTGGGGCCGACACCCCCATCACCACGCTTCAGTATCTTTTGGTCTACAACGTGATGTCCTTCACCATCGCAATCATGCTGGCCTCGGGGCTCTTCTTTCTGTTCGCTCGGGCCTACGTTTTGCCCCGCTACCACATGGGCCTCTACCTCTCTACCCTGGTGGTGTGGATTGCCGCCTACCACTACTACCGCATCTTCCTGAGCTGGCAGGGGGCCTACGAGCCCGGCACCGGGGAGCAGGCGGGGCTGTACCTGCCCACCAACGAACTTTTCAACGACGCCTACCGCTACGCCGACTGGCTTCTTACCGTACCCCTCCTTCTGACCGAGCTCATCTTGGTGCTGGGGCTTTCGCGGGCTCTTACCAACAACTTGATCTTCAAGCTGGTCACCGCCTCGGTGTTGATGCTGGCCCTGGGCTACCCGGGCGAGATATCCACCGACAACGTCACCCGCTGGTTCTGGGGCACCCTCTCCACCATTCCCTTTGTGTACATCCTCTACGTGCTCTGGGTGGAGCTCACCCGGGCTATGGCCAACCAGCCTGAGCGGGTGAAGATTTTGACCCGCAACATGCGCTTGCTGCTGCTGGGCTCTTGGGGCTTCTACCCCATCGCCTACCTCATCCCCACCCTGGGCCTGGGGGAGGCTGTAGGGATTGTAGGCCTGCAGGTGGGCTACAGCCTGGCCGACATCCTGGCCAAGCCCGTTTACGGCTTCCTGCTCTATGCCATCGCCCGCGAGAAGACTCTGGCGGACAACCCCCGCTTCGACGAGGAGCGCTTCGGCAAGACGGTTACCCTGACCTAA
- a CDS encoding M23 family metallopeptidase yields the protein MPQRRHPVRYTLWLARTGAAPKAFSLPAWVPAVVLLVLLGWSGLNLWLWHRTAEMRSLQLELVRLSEQARKLNNQLAAERTRNNALSQDARQILKQLELLEREINTLRERAGMPKIKLRPTRNEEGGRGGAAVPAGLEDVLRYAAQQAEELGAQLGEVSPALQETLRREAAVPYGYPLRGFNRISSHFGYRRNPFGWGFEFHNGVDFSAPYGSPVQATGAGVVVEAGWKGPFGLAVVVDHGYGYRTLYGHLSALLVRPGQRVERGDLLGRVGSTGRSTGPHLHYTVFRQGVEVNPSRYLD from the coding sequence ATGCCGCAGCGCCGACACCCCGTGCGATATACCCTGTGGCTGGCCCGCACCGGGGCGGCGCCCAAAGCCTTCTCCTTGCCGGCCTGGGTGCCGGCAGTGGTGCTCCTGGTGCTTTTGGGCTGGAGTGGGCTTAACCTGTGGCTCTGGCACCGCACCGCCGAGATGCGCAGCCTCCAGCTCGAGCTGGTGCGCCTTTCCGAGCAGGCCCGCAAGCTCAACAACCAGCTCGCTGCCGAGCGCACCCGCAACAACGCCCTGAGCCAGGACGCCAGGCAGATTCTAAAGCAGCTCGAGCTGCTGGAGCGGGAGATCAACACCCTCAGGGAGCGGGCTGGGATGCCCAAGATCAAACTAAGGCCCACCCGGAACGAGGAGGGCGGCCGGGGCGGGGCCGCGGTGCCGGCGGGCCTCGAGGATGTGCTGCGCTACGCTGCCCAGCAGGCCGAGGAGCTGGGGGCGCAGCTTGGCGAGGTATCCCCTGCCCTCCAGGAAACCCTGAGGCGGGAGGCCGCGGTGCCCTACGGCTATCCCTTGCGGGGTTTCAACCGGATCAGCTCCCACTTCGGCTACCGCCGCAACCCCTTTGGCTGGGGGTTTGAGTTCCACAACGGGGTGGATTTCTCCGCACCCTACGGCAGCCCGGTGCAGGCCACCGGGGCTGGGGTGGTGGTGGAGGCGGGCTGGAAAGGCCCCTTTGGCCTGGCGGTGGTGGTGGACCACGGCTACGGCTACCGCACCCTCTACGGCCACCTCTCGGCCTTGCTGGTGCGCCCGGGGCAGCGGGTGGAGCGCGGGGATTTGTTGGGGCGGGTGGGCTCCACCGGCCGCTCTACCGGTCCCCACCTGCACTACACGGTCTTTCGCCAAGGGGTCGAGGTGAACCCCAGCCGCTACCTTGACTAG
- a CDS encoding M23 family metallopeptidase → MPSQPRGWVLRLPLWAAGLLLLLLGVAWFWAREARQQARLAALEGQVRRLTLELEAERSRSQAYSLEAVQLEQSLRILEEELNRLREKAGLPRVRLQPRPVPPAPRGAGEPAELGELLLHLRAQMDGLALELEATARFLRHPLPPDPEPGRVLLRQEPPHLPTGLPLPGEPQVSSPFGYRPSPFGGGLEFHNGLDLVAPEGTPVYATAAGVVSEMGWNPIFGLMVLLDHGNGLHTLYGHLSASYVRRGQEVARGQLLGAVGSTGRSTGPHLHYSVYRFGVAVDPLPYLGLRVPR, encoded by the coding sequence ATGCCTTCGCAGCCCCGAGGCTGGGTCCTGAGGCTGCCGCTTTGGGCAGCGGGGCTGCTGCTTCTGCTTTTGGGGGTGGCCTGGTTTTGGGCGAGGGAGGCCCGCCAGCAGGCCCGCCTGGCGGCCCTGGAGGGCCAGGTCCGCCGGCTTACCCTGGAGCTGGAAGCCGAGCGCAGCCGCAGCCAGGCCTACAGCCTCGAGGCTGTACAGCTCGAGCAAAGCCTGCGGATTCTGGAAGAAGAACTCAACCGCTTGCGGGAGAAGGCCGGCCTGCCCCGGGTGCGCCTTCAGCCCAGGCCTGTACCCCCGGCCCCCCGGGGGGCAGGCGAGCCCGCTGAACTCGGCGAGCTTTTGCTGCATCTGCGAGCCCAGATGGATGGCCTTGCCCTGGAGCTCGAGGCCACCGCTCGCTTCCTTCGCCACCCTCTTCCCCCTGACCCCGAGCCGGGGCGGGTGCTTTTGCGCCAGGAGCCCCCCCACTTGCCCACCGGACTGCCCCTGCCGGGGGAGCCCCAGGTCTCCTCCCCCTTCGGCTACCGCCCCAGCCCCTTTGGCGGCGGCCTCGAGTTCCACAACGGCCTGGACCTGGTTGCCCCCGAGGGCACCCCCGTTTACGCCACCGCGGCCGGTGTGGTGAGCGAGATGGGCTGGAACCCCATTTTTGGCCTGATGGTGCTGCTGGACCACGGCAATGGGCTTCACACCCTTTATGGCCACCTCTCGGCCTCGTACGTGCGCCGGGGCCAGGAGGTGGCCCGGGGCCAGCTTTTGGGAGCAGTGGGGTCTACAGGCCGCTCGACTGGTCCCCACCTGCACTACTCGGTCTACCGCTTCGGGGTGGCGGTGGACCCCCTGCCCTACCTGGGGCTCAGGGTACCCCGCTAG
- the accD gene encoding acetyl-CoA carboxylase, carboxyltransferase subunit beta, which produces MALERLFRRRRAQGEARDIPELWTKCPKCDAQIYKKELENNLYVCPKCGHHLRMPAAKRVAMLADAGSFEETTRLKPTDPLGFVDTEPYTRRLERYQKEAGRPDAIVGGRCTIGGVPSVLLVMDYAFAGGSMGSVVGEEITRGIEQAALEERALVIVAVSGGARMQEAALSLMQMAKTTLALDRLWARRLPYVSILTDPTTGGVTASFAALADVILAEPGALIGFAGPRVIKQTIRQDLPEGFQRAEFLHKHGMVDQVVDRRQLKARVAQVLGLLHPRMVASPA; this is translated from the coding sequence ATGGCCCTAGAGCGGCTTTTTCGCCGTCGCCGGGCGCAGGGCGAGGCACGGGATATACCTGAGCTTTGGACCAAGTGCCCCAAGTGCGACGCGCAGATCTACAAGAAAGAGCTAGAAAACAACCTTTACGTTTGTCCTAAGTGCGGCCATCACCTGCGCATGCCCGCAGCCAAGCGGGTGGCGATGCTGGCCGATGCCGGCAGCTTTGAGGAGACCACTCGGCTCAAACCCACCGACCCGCTGGGCTTTGTGGACACCGAGCCCTACACCCGGCGGCTCGAGCGCTACCAAAAGGAGGCCGGCCGCCCCGACGCCATCGTGGGAGGGCGTTGCACCATTGGCGGGGTGCCGAGCGTGCTTTTGGTGATGGACTACGCCTTCGCCGGGGGTTCCATGGGCAGCGTAGTGGGCGAGGAGATCACCCGGGGCATCGAGCAGGCTGCTTTGGAGGAGCGGGCCTTGGTCATCGTGGCGGTCTCGGGAGGGGCTCGCATGCAGGAGGCGGCCCTTTCCCTTATGCAGATGGCCAAGACCACCTTGGCTTTGGACCGCCTCTGGGCTCGCCGGTTGCCCTACGTTTCCATCCTCACCGACCCCACCACCGGAGGGGTCACGGCCAGCTTCGCTGCTTTGGCCGATGTGATTCTGGCCGAGCCCGGGGCCCTGATTGGTTTTGCCGGGCCCCGGGTCATCAAGCAGACCATCCGCCAGGATTTGCCCGAGGGCTTCCAGCGGGCCGAGTTTCTGCACAAGCACGGCATGGTGGACCAGGTGGTGGACCGCCGACAGCTCAAGGCGCGGGTGGCCCAGGTGCTGGGCCTTCTGCACCCCAGGATGGTGGCCTCCCCGGCCTAG
- a CDS encoding SDR family NAD(P)-dependent oxidoreductase: protein MNTLILGATGGIGQALARALAGRVERLWLSGRNAPKLGELARSLGAEAVPAELGSGLEVASLAQEVGPLDLLIYAAGAAHKASLREESQDGLEHLFTANLGGCFLALKYLAFNPGARVALLGVYPDFVTVPGLGAYAATKLGAEALLQTARKEFRREGVRFTLVRLLAVATGLWAPLGGPPKTALPPEAAAERILQGLLAEPPPEVWEVR, encoded by the coding sequence GTGAATACCCTTATCCTGGGCGCAACGGGGGGCATAGGGCAGGCGCTGGCCCGGGCCCTGGCCGGCCGGGTGGAGCGGCTGTGGCTCTCGGGCCGCAATGCCCCGAAGCTGGGCGAGCTGGCCCGAAGCCTGGGCGCAGAGGCCGTGCCGGCAGAGCTGGGCAGCGGGCTCGAGGTCGCAAGCCTGGCCCAGGAGGTAGGCCCCCTGGACCTGCTTATCTACGCCGCGGGCGCAGCGCACAAGGCCAGCCTGCGCGAGGAAAGCCAGGATGGCCTGGAGCACCTCTTCACCGCCAACCTGGGGGGCTGCTTCCTGGCCCTGAAGTACCTGGCTTTCAACCCGGGTGCCCGGGTGGCCCTGTTGGGGGTTTACCCCGACTTTGTGACCGTGCCCGGGCTGGGGGCCTACGCCGCCACCAAGCTGGGGGCTGAGGCCCTTTTGCAGACGGCGCGCAAGGAGTTCAGGCGCGAAGGGGTGCGCTTCACCCTGGTGCGGCTGCTGGCGGTGGCTACGGGGCTCTGGGCCCCTTTGGGAGGACCGCCCAAAACCGCCTTACCCCCGGAGGCCGCGGCCGAACGGATTCTGCAAGGGCTTTTAGCCGAGCCCCCACCCGAGGTGTGGGAGGTGCGTTAG
- a CDS encoding YceI family protein, which yields MRWGALGAFLLSLGLAQPVQYLVEGRVTYIASYTLGRFEGVNTSVRGVVRWNSQTGEASGQVCVDLRAFNSGNPLRDADARGVFDVNRFPQSCLEVERLVQNREEAALSGILEISGTRRPVRILGRLVREGEGYRFTGGFDTRFSEWRLTPPSLLFLRVNDPVEVRLEAYARPR from the coding sequence ATGCGCTGGGGGGCACTTGGGGCCTTTTTGCTGAGCCTAGGTCTGGCCCAGCCGGTCCAGTACCTGGTCGAAGGCCGGGTGACCTACATCGCCAGCTACACCCTGGGGCGCTTCGAGGGGGTCAACACCAGCGTGCGGGGGGTGGTACGCTGGAACAGCCAGACGGGGGAGGCCTCGGGCCAGGTGTGCGTGGACCTGCGGGCCTTCAACTCGGGCAACCCCCTGCGCGACGCCGACGCCCGGGGGGTCTTCGACGTGAACCGCTTCCCCCAAAGCTGCCTCGAGGTGGAGCGGCTGGTGCAAAACAGGGAGGAAGCGGCCCTCAGCGGCATCCTGGAGATAAGCGGCACCCGCCGCCCGGTGCGCATCCTGGGGCGGCTCGTTCGCGAAGGGGAGGGGTACCGCTTTACCGGGGGGTTTGACACCCGCTTCTCCGAGTGGCGCCTCACCCCGCCCAGCCTGCTCTTCCTGCGGGTCAATGACCCGGTGGAGGTGCGGCTCGAGGCCTACGCCCGGCCGCGCTAG
- a CDS encoding nucleoside phosphorylase, with amino-acid sequence MALYHIGFGPEDLGPTPPTLALLSGDPQRARHIAETRLKGVRVLSENRGLNSYLGFLPNGRPVLSATSGMGAPSLSIVVNELVQVGIRTIIRVGTSGSIQEDLPPGHVVISKAALCRQGAAHDIAPPEYPASADPFLTVALVEEARRLGIPHALGLTASVDTFYEGQERTGSANPHLLRALRGITEEYRQLRILNYEMEAGTLFKMGNVYGFAAACVTGVIAQRTRDERPLLDVKGLAVERAIDLALAAAARFA; translated from the coding sequence ATGGCTTTGTACCACATCGGCTTTGGCCCCGAGGACCTGGGCCCCACCCCCCCTACCCTGGCCCTCTTGAGCGGCGATCCCCAGCGGGCCCGCCACATCGCTGAGACCCGGCTGAAAGGGGTGCGGGTGCTTTCGGAGAACCGGGGGCTCAACAGCTACCTGGGCTTTTTGCCCAACGGGCGGCCCGTTCTCTCGGCCACCAGCGGCATGGGGGCTCCAAGCCTCAGCATCGTGGTCAACGAGCTGGTGCAGGTGGGGATCCGCACCATCATCCGGGTAGGCACCTCAGGCTCCATCCAAGAAGACTTGCCACCCGGACACGTGGTCATATCCAAGGCCGCCCTCTGCCGCCAGGGCGCGGCCCACGACATCGCTCCCCCCGAGTACCCTGCAAGCGCCGACCCCTTCCTGACGGTGGCCCTGGTCGAGGAAGCCAGGCGCCTCGGGATTCCCCACGCCCTGGGGCTGACCGCCTCGGTGGATACCTTTTACGAGGGGCAGGAGCGCACCGGCTCGGCCAACCCCCACCTGTTGCGCGCTCTGCGGGGCATTACCGAGGAGTACCGCCAGCTCCGCATCCTCAACTACGAGATGGAGGCGGGCACCCTCTTCAAGATGGGCAACGTCTACGGATTTGCTGCGGCTTGCGTGACCGGCGTTATCGCCCAGCGCACCCGGGACGAGCGGCCTCTTCTGGATGTCAAGGGCCTGGCGGTGGAGCGGGCCATTGACCTGGCCCTGGCCGCGGCCGCCCGCTTCGCTTAG
- a CDS encoding acetyl-CoA carboxylase carboxyltransferase subunit alpha: protein MALEFEKPIEELEAKIAELEGFAASSGVDLSGELQVLRERLAQLKHETFSNLSRWERVQLARAPGRPTTLDVIQAIMTDFVELSGDRTFGEDAAMVGGLARFEGSTVVVVGHQKGRDTKENIRRNFAMPHPEGYRKAMRLMDLADRFGRPFIAFIDTPGAYPGVSAEERGQAWIIAQSIQRMGRLRVPAIAVVLGEGGSGGALAIGVGNRVLIMENAWYSVISPESCAAILWRDAREAPKAAEALKLTAADLLALGVVDRVIPEPDGGAHRNPKAALDHLRAALSQTLAELAPLGPEALLEDRYRRFRGLGRFEEG, encoded by the coding sequence GTGGCGTTGGAGTTTGAAAAACCCATCGAGGAGCTCGAGGCCAAAATTGCCGAGCTCGAGGGCTTCGCGGCCAGCAGCGGGGTGGATCTTTCGGGCGAGCTGCAGGTGCTGCGCGAGCGGCTGGCCCAGCTCAAGCACGAGACCTTTTCCAATCTTTCCCGCTGGGAGCGGGTGCAGTTGGCCCGAGCCCCGGGCCGGCCCACCACCCTGGATGTGATTCAGGCCATCATGACCGATTTCGTGGAGCTCTCGGGCGACCGCACTTTCGGCGAGGACGCTGCCATGGTGGGGGGGCTGGCCCGCTTTGAGGGCAGCACGGTGGTGGTGGTGGGCCACCAGAAGGGCCGTGATACCAAGGAGAACATCCGGCGCAACTTCGCCATGCCCCACCCCGAGGGCTACCGCAAGGCCATGCGGCTCATGGACCTGGCCGACCGCTTTGGTCGTCCGTTCATCGCTTTTATCGATACCCCCGGGGCCTACCCCGGGGTTTCGGCCGAGGAGCGGGGGCAGGCCTGGATTATCGCCCAGAGCATCCAGCGCATGGGCCGGCTGCGGGTTCCGGCCATCGCGGTGGTGCTGGGCGAGGGGGGGTCAGGGGGTGCGCTGGCCATTGGGGTGGGCAACCGGGTGCTGATTATGGAGAACGCCTGGTACTCGGTGATCTCACCCGAGTCCTGCGCGGCCATCCTCTGGCGCGATGCCCGCGAGGCGCCCAAGGCGGCCGAGGCCCTCAAGCTCACCGCCGCCGACCTCCTGGCCCTCGGGGTGGTGGACCGGGTCATCCCCGAGCCGGATGGGGGGGCCCACCGCAACCCCAAGGCCGCCCTGGACCACCTCCGCGCGGCCCTCTCGCAGACTCTGGCCGAGCTTGCCCCCTTGGGTCCTGAGGCCCTCCTGGAGGACCGATACCGCCGTTTTAGGGGCCTGGGACGCTTTGAGGAGGGTTGA